The Carassius carassius chromosome 2, fCarCar2.1, whole genome shotgun sequence genome has a segment encoding these proteins:
- the LOC132105425 gene encoding U3 small nucleolar ribonucleoprotein protein MPP10-like: MANGEGSTLESCLQLLNSNTVHPVLFLSVQDALASDFKSLTKTLYDLHKAHEPADCKGSPLEQLVIENFDEEQIWQELELQNTALLTHFEEEVEQAVTDDTLTFLKDPEEEEEDEDVDDGEIANHLEEESAEEDEEDDDDDDDDMDREEEVKQRLRTSASNEDDDFSGEDSDLDFDVDQFEKKNKLQQSAAKLSKSNRTPSEVDDRFFKLSEMEAFLDDMDKREGKESAEEDIDYFQNLPSDDDQELSFDKPVGLKKLRKNKSSRDLKYKDFFASVDGEPEQTDPDEEKEPESNDDYEGKEDDDDGDLEEEDEEDMNEEDFDTEEDDGARNALRKVTFDLPDDSEGEEVEDILGGKAKNMPKPESKSSFEKRQEKMAKKIEELENAALSEKPWQLTGEVSAQTRPENSMLEEDIVFDQASRMAPAITEETTLQLEDIIKQRIKDQVWDDVVRKEKPKEEVFEYKKRLTLDHEKSKLSLAEVYEQEYIKQTQEKKEEEENPAHVEIQKLLDTLFLKLDALSNFHFTPKPHIPEVKVVSNLPSITMEEVAPVNASDATLLAPEEIKEKNKAGDILGDTEKTTTDKKRERRKKKKLKHLKIKEREKRQKLKEVMKGDKNKKSKTEVEQTLKKLTKGGKAKILTNDGMDKALRSSQAFFSQLQDQVKSQIKGSKDQTAKKKKQKEISANKLKL, from the exons ATGGCGAACGGAGAGGGCAGCACGCTGGAGAGCTGCTTACAGTTACTAAACAGCAACACAGTACACCCGGTGCTATTTCTCAG TGTCCAGGATGCTCTGGCATCAGACTTCAAATCACTTACCAAGACACTTTATGATCTGCATAAAGCCCACGAGCCTGCAGACTGCAAAGGAAGCCCACTGGAACAGCTGGTCATCGAAAACTTTGATGAGGAGCAGATCTGGCAGGAGCTGGAGCTCCAGAACACTGCTTTACTGACACACTTTGAGGAGGAAGTTGAGCAAGCTGTCACAGATGACACTTTAACATTTCTCAAAGAtccagaggaagaagaggaggatgaagatgtTGATGACGGGGAAATTGCTAATCATTTGGAAGAAGAGAGTgcagaggaagatgaggaggatgatgatgatgatgatgatgatatggaCAGAGAGGAGGAAGTTAAGCAGAGGTTGAGAACATCTGCAAGCAACGAGGACGATGACTTCTCTGGCGAAGACTCGGATTTGGACTTTGATGTAGatcaatttgagaaaaaaaacaaactgcaACAGTCAGCTGCCAAATTATCAAAGTCTAACAGGACTCCATCAGAAGTGGATGACAGGTTTTTTAAACTGTCCGAAATGGAGGCGTTTTTGGATGACATGGATAAAAGAGAAGGAAAGGAGAGCGCAGAGGAGGACATTGACTACTTTCAGAATTTGCCGTCTGATGATGACCAGGAACTCAGTTTTGATAAACCAGTAGGGCTGAAAAAACTGAGAAAG AACAAAAGCTCCAGAGATCTGAAATACAAAGATTTCTTTGCTTCAGTGGATGGAGAGCCTGAACAGACTGATCCAGACGAAGAGAAGGAACCAGAATCTAATGATGATTATGAGGGaaaagaagatgatgatgatggtgatctggaggaggaagatgaagaggatATGAATGAGGAAGATTTTGATACGGAGGA GGATGATGGAGCAAGAAATGCTTTACGCaaggtgacctttgaccttcctGATGACAGTGAGGGTGAGGAAGTGGAAGATATTCTAGGTGGAAAAGCCAAAAACATGCCTAAACCTGAGTCCAAGTCATCCTTTGAAAAGAGACAGGAAAag ATGGCAAAAAAGATTGAAGAACTGGAGAATGCTGCGTTGTCTGAGAAGCCGTGGCAGCTGACAGGAGAAGTGAGTGCTCAGACTCGACCGGAGAACAGCATGCTGGAAGAGGATATAGTGTTTGACCAGGCCTCTAGGATGG CTCCAGCAATCACAGAGGAAACTACCTTACAGCTTGAGGATATTATCAAACAAAGAATCAAAGATCAG GTGTGGGATGATGTGGTAAGGAAAGAGAAGCCTAAAGAGGAGGTGTTTGAGTATAAGAAGAGACTCACTCTGGACCATGAGAAGAGCAAACTGAGTCTTGCTGAAGTTTATGAGCAGGAATATATCAAACAGACACAG GAaaagaaggaagaggaagagaaccCAGCACATGTAGAAATCCAGAAACTCTTGGACACACTCTTCCTTAAATTGGATGCGCTATCAAACTTCCACTTTACACCAAAACCG CATATTCCTGAGGTGAAAGTGGTTTCCAACTTGCCTTCTATTACTATGGAGGAAGTGGCTCCAGTCAATGCCAGTGATGCCACATTGCTGGCTCCAGAGGAGATTAAG GAGAAGAATAAGGCAGGAGACATACTCGGAGACACAGAAAAAACCACCACAGATAAGAAACGAGAGCGACGGAAGAAGAAGAAACTGAAGCATCTGAAGATTAAAGAGCGGGAGAAGAGACAGAAACTCAAAGAGGTGATGAAAGGAGACAAGAATAAGAAGAGTAAAACCGAGGTCGAACAGACTCTCAAGAAACTTACTAAAGGAGGAAAAGCCAAAATACTCACG AATGATGGCATGGATAAGGCTCTGCGTTCCTCTCAAGCTTTCTTCTCCCAATTACAAGACCAAGTCAAGAGCCAAATCAAGGGCTCGAAGGACCAGACGgcgaagaaaaagaaacaaaaagagatTTCTGCCAACAAGCTTAAGTTGTAA